From a single Nostoc edaphicum CCNP1411 genomic region:
- a CDS encoding Uma2 family endonuclease: MVTTPVTSITFEEYLTYDDGSDFHYELVDGKLELMNPPTIEHFLIVDFLDTALKAEIKRCNSTWLCFRESGVRTGRNKSRLTDLCVVTLEQARELLNASAVFESPPLLIVEVVSPESVKRDYRYKRSEYAALEVPEYWIVDPLATKVSVLLLEDGLYEETVITANQEILSRTFPELRIVVDQIFTAGNLNQGRRD, encoded by the coding sequence ATGGTAACAACACCAGTAACCAGCATCACATTTGAGGAGTACTTAACCTATGATGATGGTAGCGATTTTCATTATGAATTGGTGGATGGGAAGCTAGAGTTAATGAATCCACCTACTATTGAACATTTCCTGATTGTCGATTTTTTGGATACTGCCTTGAAAGCAGAAATCAAACGTTGTAACTCTACTTGGCTTTGTTTTCGTGAAAGTGGGGTGAGAACGGGTAGAAATAAATCTAGGTTAACTGATTTGTGTGTAGTGACACTGGAACAAGCTAGAGAATTGTTGAATGCTTCAGCAGTATTTGAGTCACCACCGTTACTAATTGTCGAGGTAGTCAGTCCAGAGTCGGTAAAACGGGACTATCGTTATAAACGCTCAGAATATGCAGCCTTAGAGGTTCCTGAATATTGGATTGTAGACCCACTGGCAACAAAAGTTTCAGTGTTACTACTGGAAGATGGATTGTACGAAGAAACAGTTATTACTGCCAACCAAGAAATTTTATCACGAACTTTTCCAGAATTAAGGATCGTAGTTGATCAAATATTCACTGCCGGGAATCTGAATCAGGGGAGACGCGATTAA
- a CDS encoding peptidylprolyl isomerase — MLNLLKSWLKNSLIAILLVTIFLGITTAGWTPSSSAALPSGNAITDGKALLRYALPIDNKPVRQLQASLEDISAQLRANRRWGAISKDISQASRILDKPSQILTSVPEERQPQAEAWITELKSGVGKLQELANSKDKEQILQERTKLLNLVTLLEESMVKQFPFEVPAQYSNLPQLKGRATIELKTNKGDLTFVVDGYSAPVTAGNFVDLVQRGFYNGLEFTRSEESYFLQTGDPAGKDVGFIDPKTGKYRAIPLEVLVEGDKEPTYGITLEEAGRYVDMPVLPFSAFGAVVMARPESEVNGGSSQFFFFLFEPELTPAGRNLLDGRYAVFGYLTEGKEVLDKLKAGDKIESAKVVKGIENLVEPQAA; from the coding sequence ATGCTTAACTTATTAAAATCCTGGCTGAAGAACAGCCTAATAGCAATACTGCTGGTGACAATATTTTTAGGCATAACTACAGCTGGGTGGACTCCCTCCAGTAGCGCCGCACTGCCATCGGGCAATGCAATTACCGACGGTAAGGCTTTGTTGCGGTATGCACTCCCGATAGATAACAAACCTGTGCGGCAACTACAAGCCAGTTTAGAGGACATCTCTGCCCAACTGCGGGCGAATCGACGTTGGGGTGCTATTTCCAAAGACATTAGCCAAGCATCCCGCATTCTCGATAAACCTTCCCAAATCTTAACAAGCGTTCCCGAAGAACGCCAACCCCAAGCCGAAGCTTGGATTACCGAGTTGAAATCTGGGGTGGGTAAGTTGCAAGAATTGGCGAACAGCAAAGATAAAGAACAAATTCTGCAAGAGAGAACTAAACTGCTAAATCTCGTTACTCTTCTAGAAGAGTCAATGGTGAAACAATTCCCCTTTGAAGTGCCTGCCCAGTACAGCAACCTGCCGCAGCTTAAAGGTCGTGCCACTATAGAATTGAAAACTAACAAAGGCGATTTAACCTTTGTAGTAGACGGTTATAGCGCCCCTGTGACTGCCGGGAATTTTGTAGATTTGGTACAGAGGGGTTTTTATAATGGCTTAGAATTTACCCGTTCTGAAGAATCTTACTTTCTCCAAACTGGAGATCCTGCTGGAAAAGACGTAGGTTTCATTGATCCAAAAACGGGCAAATATCGCGCCATCCCCTTAGAAGTCTTAGTTGAGGGCGATAAAGAACCTACCTATGGCATTACTCTAGAAGAAGCTGGTCGTTACGTTGATATGCCAGTTCTGCCTTTTTCTGCCTTTGGTGCAGTGGTAATGGCTCGTCCCGAAAGTGAAGTAAATGGCGGTTCATCACAATTTTTCTTCTTTTTGTTTGAACCAGAACTCACTCCCGCCGGACGCAACCTATTGGATGGTCGTTATGCCGTTTTTGGCTATCTCACCGAAGGCAAAGAAGTTTTGGATAAACTGAAGGCTGGTGACAAAATCGAATCGGCAAAAGTGGTTAAGGGAATAGAAAATCTGGTTGAGCCGCAAGCTGCATAA
- the efp gene encoding elongation factor P: MISSNDFRPGVSIVLDGSVWRVLEFLHVKPGKGSAFVRTKLKNVQSGSVMEKTFRAGETVPQATLEKSTMQHTYKEGDEFVFMDMETYEEGRLTREQIGDRVKYLKEGMEAEVIKWGEQVLGVELPKSVVLEIVQTDPGLKGDTATGGSKPATLETGAIVMVPLFISQGERIKVDTQEDKYISRE, encoded by the coding sequence ATGATCTCCAGTAACGACTTTCGACCCGGTGTTTCAATTGTATTGGATGGGTCTGTATGGCGAGTGCTTGAATTCCTACACGTCAAGCCAGGTAAAGGTTCTGCCTTTGTACGCACTAAGCTAAAAAATGTCCAGAGTGGGAGCGTTATGGAAAAAACGTTCCGCGCAGGGGAAACAGTGCCGCAAGCCACTCTAGAAAAAAGCACGATGCAGCATACCTATAAAGAGGGCGATGAGTTCGTCTTTATGGATATGGAAACCTACGAAGAAGGCAGATTGACCCGCGAGCAAATTGGCGATCGCGTCAAGTACCTTAAGGAAGGTATGGAAGCTGAAGTTATTAAATGGGGTGAGCAGGTTCTAGGAGTAGAATTGCCTAAGTCTGTGGTTCTGGAAATTGTACAAACAGATCCAGGTTTAAAAGGTGACACTGCTACAGGTGGCTCAAAACCAGCAACTCTGGAAACTGGTGCAATTGTGATGGTTCCTTTGTTTATTTCTCAAGGAGAACGCATCAAAGTTGACACTCAGGAAGATAAATATATCAGCAGGGAATAA
- the accB gene encoding acetyl-CoA carboxylase biotin carboxyl carrier protein, which produces MPLDFNEIRQLLATIAQTDIAEVTLKSDDFELTVRKAVSLSNQMLSVGQGTLGSVVGSGLTSGSSGGNQLNASQVTEVSTSRVFENTGTSTQLQLSVNPPSTIDQRLVEVPSPMVGTFYRAPAPGEAAFVEVGDRVRKGQTVCIIEAMKLMNEIEAEVSGQVMEILLQNGDPVEYGQPLMRINPD; this is translated from the coding sequence GTGCCATTGGACTTTAATGAAATTCGCCAATTACTGGCAACTATCGCACAAACAGATATTGCAGAAGTCACGCTCAAAAGCGATGATTTTGAACTAACAGTCCGTAAGGCTGTGAGCCTCAGCAATCAGATGTTGTCGGTAGGTCAAGGGACTTTAGGCAGTGTGGTAGGTTCGGGCTTGACATCGGGTTCATCTGGGGGGAACCAGTTGAACGCCAGTCAGGTAACGGAGGTGTCCACATCTCGCGTGTTTGAAAATACTGGTACTAGCACACAATTGCAGTTGTCAGTAAATCCTCCCTCAACCATTGACCAGAGATTAGTAGAAGTGCCTTCCCCAATGGTGGGAACGTTTTATCGCGCTCCCGCACCTGGGGAAGCAGCATTTGTGGAAGTGGGCGATCGCGTCCGCAAAGGTCAAACAGTCTGTATCATTGAGGCCATGAAGCTGATGAATGAAATTGAAGCCGAAGTCTCTGGACAGGTGATGGAAATTCTTCTCCAAAATGGTGACCCTGTAGAATATGGTCAACCTTTGATGCGAATTAACCCTGATTAA
- a CDS encoding ArsR/SmtB family transcription factor, translating to MKQTLPLPPEVVQQVAEYFSLLSEPMRLRLLHLLRDEEKCVQELVEATQTSQANVSKHLKVMWQAGILSRRSEGTCAYYRVEDQMIFELCNRVCDRLATRLEEQARNFRVLNSKR from the coding sequence ATGAAACAAACGTTGCCTTTACCACCAGAAGTGGTGCAACAAGTAGCTGAATACTTCAGTCTGTTAAGTGAGCCAATGCGCCTGCGGCTGCTCCACTTATTACGGGATGAAGAAAAATGCGTGCAAGAGTTGGTAGAGGCAACACAGACTTCTCAGGCAAATGTGTCAAAACACCTGAAGGTAATGTGGCAAGCAGGTATCCTTAGCCGCCGCAGTGAAGGAACTTGCGCCTATTACCGGGTGGAAGATCAAATGATTTTTGAGTTGTGTAATCGGGTTTGCGATCGCCTCGCCACAAGGTTAGAGGAGCAAGCCCGTAATTTTCGTGTGTTAAATAGCAAACGTTAG
- a CDS encoding GerMN domain-containing protein: MKDQQGSNRISSGVIAAVSAVVVAVGGGVAWFTSQSGNTPTPSNPSGRIAQPAQPSTRQPANEQTPNVYWLRSNDKNVALVPQPVKVASIRPNQPLESAFQSLLAGPTEGTDSTTIPKGTKLLGLKTENDEVHVNLSEDFTSGGGSTSMMGRVGQVVYTATSLNPKAKVYIDVNGKPLDVLGGEGVELQQPLTRESFQKNYPL; encoded by the coding sequence ATGAAAGACCAACAAGGATCTAATCGTATTTCTTCAGGCGTAATTGCAGCCGTCTCAGCGGTGGTTGTAGCGGTAGGTGGCGGTGTGGCTTGGTTTACTTCACAATCTGGCAATACTCCCACACCGTCAAACCCCTCTGGGCGAATCGCTCAACCAGCACAGCCATCAACTAGGCAGCCAGCTAACGAGCAAACCCCTAATGTTTATTGGCTCAGATCAAATGACAAAAATGTTGCTTTGGTTCCCCAACCTGTGAAAGTAGCTTCTATAAGACCAAATCAGCCTTTAGAATCAGCTTTTCAAAGTTTGTTAGCAGGCCCAACAGAAGGAACAGATTCAACAACCATCCCCAAAGGAACCAAGCTGTTGGGGTTGAAGACAGAAAATGATGAAGTTCACGTTAATTTATCTGAAGATTTTACCAGCGGTGGTGGTAGCACCTCAATGATGGGTCGCGTGGGACAAGTTGTTTACACTGCGACAAGTTTAAATCCCAAAGCCAAAGTATACATTGACGTAAACGGCAAACCGTTAGATGTTTTAGGCGGTGAGGGTGTAGAGTTACAACAACCACTAACTCGTGAAAGCTTTCAGAAAAATTATCCGCTTTAG
- a CDS encoding proline--tRNA ligase: protein MRLSQMLFVTLRDDPADAEIPSHKLLLRAGYIRRIGSGLYAYLPLMWRVLQKVSQIVREEMNATGAQECLLPQLQPADLWKESGRWDTYTKAEGIMFSLIDRREQQLGLGPTHEEVITAIARDMIRSYRQLPLHLYQIQTKFRDEIRPRFGLMRGREFIMKDGYSFHTDEASLKETYQDMYKAYSNILRRSGLAFRAVEADSGAIGGSGSTEFMILAEAGEDEVLYTEDGKYAANVEKAVSLPIDAETSRFTTYEKRDTPGTETIEKVCQLLNCSPTQLLKNVLYQTVYDNGITVLVLVSIRGDQEVNEVKLQNELTKLASEYGAKTIISLNVPNVEAQQAWTAKSLPLGYIAPDIADEYIAANKQIHPKFLRLVDQTAVDLKNFVTGANEAGYHVVGANWGEQFPLPNGIVDIRKARPGDRAIHNPEQTLQSARGIEAGHIFQLGTEYSQAMGATYTNEQGEEKPLFMGCFGVGVSRLAQAAVEQSYDKDGIIWPVAIAPYHAIITIPNIKDAQQIESAQKLYTELNQAGIETLLDDRDERAGVKFKDADLIGIPYRIVTGRAIANGKVEVVERATRKSQEIVIEEVTTTLKQWITAAIQVKN, encoded by the coding sequence ATGCGACTTTCACAAATGTTATTTGTTACACTGCGGGATGATCCAGCTGATGCTGAGATTCCCAGTCATAAATTATTACTCCGTGCAGGTTACATTCGTCGCATCGGTAGTGGTCTTTATGCTTATTTGCCGCTAATGTGGCGGGTATTGCAAAAAGTTTCCCAGATTGTGCGGGAAGAAATGAACGCTACAGGCGCACAAGAATGTCTTTTGCCACAATTACAACCGGCTGATTTATGGAAGGAATCAGGACGCTGGGACACTTACACCAAAGCTGAGGGGATTATGTTTTCCCTAATTGACCGCCGTGAGCAACAATTAGGATTAGGCCCAACTCATGAAGAAGTAATCACAGCGATCGCTCGTGATATGATTCGCTCTTATCGCCAGCTACCACTACACCTCTACCAAATTCAAACCAAGTTCCGCGATGAAATTCGTCCCCGCTTTGGTTTGATGCGCGGACGAGAATTTATCATGAAGGACGGCTACTCTTTCCATACCGATGAAGCCAGCCTCAAAGAAACTTACCAGGATATGTATAAAGCCTACAGCAATATTCTGCGACGTTCTGGTTTAGCTTTTCGCGCAGTGGAAGCCGATTCTGGTGCGATTGGTGGTTCTGGTTCCACTGAATTTATGATTTTAGCGGAAGCTGGTGAAGACGAAGTTCTCTACACTGAGGATGGTAAATACGCCGCTAACGTAGAAAAGGCTGTTTCTTTACCAATTGACGCTGAAACCTCACGGTTTACAACTTACGAAAAACGGGATACACCTGGAACAGAGACGATTGAAAAGGTCTGTCAACTCCTCAACTGTTCTCCCACTCAATTGCTGAAAAACGTCCTTTATCAAACCGTTTATGATAATGGTATAACGGTGTTAGTTCTGGTGAGCATCAGAGGCGATCAGGAAGTTAATGAAGTCAAGTTGCAAAATGAACTGACTAAATTAGCTTCTGAATATGGTGCTAAAACTATTATTAGTTTGAATGTACCAAATGTAGAAGCACAGCAAGCATGGACAGCTAAATCTCTACCTTTAGGCTACATTGCGCCAGACATCGCAGACGAGTATATTGCCGCCAATAAACAGATCCATCCCAAGTTTTTGCGCTTGGTGGATCAAACAGCCGTTGATTTAAAAAACTTTGTTACAGGGGCGAATGAAGCTGGCTATCACGTAGTTGGCGCTAATTGGGGTGAGCAATTTCCACTACCAAATGGTATAGTAGATATACGAAAGGCAAGACCAGGCGATCGCGCCATCCATAACCCAGAACAAACCTTACAAAGCGCCCGTGGAATTGAAGCAGGTCACATCTTCCAATTAGGCACTGAATATTCCCAAGCGATGGGTGCAACTTATACCAATGAACAGGGTGAAGAAAAGCCGCTATTTATGGGTTGTTTTGGTGTGGGTGTATCACGACTAGCACAAGCTGCCGTCGAGCAATCTTACGATAAAGATGGGATTATTTGGCCAGTTGCGATCGCACCTTATCACGCGATCATCACAATTCCCAACATAAAGGATGCTCAACAAATCGAAAGCGCTCAAAAACTTTACACAGAACTCAATCAAGCCGGAATTGAAACCCTACTTGATGACCGCGACGAACGGGCGGGAGTGAAATTTAAAGATGCTGACTTGATTGGCATACCTTATAGAATTGTAACCGGACGTGCGATCGCCAATGGCAAAGTTGAAGTTGTAGAAAGAGCAACCCGCAAATCTCAAGAAATAGTCATAGAGGAAGTGACAACTACACTCAAACAGTGGATTACTGCCGCCATCCAGGTAAAAAATTAA
- a CDS encoding 1-acyl-sn-glycerol-3-phosphate acyltransferase gives MADVIYQAQAPLEFIPPAFNPLLLRVVNLLLPSWINWKTSITQIEADNVEVLVDLYRQFQEGKIRFMLAFRHPKTDDPFCLAYLLSQLVPKVARSQGTTLQHPIHAHFIYDRGIPLWAGSHVGWIASHLGGTPIQRGKADWTGLRSARDLFANGKFPMAAAPEGATNGLSENISPLEPGIAQLGFWCAEDLHKAERPEQVLIVPVGIKYSYVDAPWGAIANLLSELEAASGLPVNSAENASIESLYPRLLALAEHLLLLMEEFYTRFYHQKLPDAKIVNGQIPDRNEALAVRLQALLNAALLISEQYFNLQSKGSLSDRCRRVEQAGWNYIFREEFKDVKGVSAVERALGDRVAEEANARMWHMRLVESFVAVSGNYIRENPTAERFAETTLILWQMIAKIKGNKTAQRPQLGKQKVKITVGEPISISERYSAYKENRLGARQAVADVTNDLQHALEGLI, from the coding sequence TTGGCAGATGTAATTTATCAAGCACAAGCACCCTTAGAATTTATTCCTCCGGCGTTTAACCCTTTATTACTACGAGTCGTCAATCTATTGCTACCCAGTTGGATAAACTGGAAAACATCTATTACCCAAATTGAAGCAGACAACGTAGAGGTTCTGGTGGATCTCTATCGCCAGTTTCAGGAGGGTAAGATCCGTTTTATGCTGGCTTTTCGCCATCCGAAAACAGACGATCCGTTTTGTTTAGCTTACTTGCTATCTCAACTTGTACCAAAGGTAGCGCGATCGCAAGGTACAACACTACAACATCCCATTCACGCTCATTTTATCTACGATCGCGGCATTCCTCTATGGGCAGGTTCCCATGTTGGCTGGATTGCTTCTCATTTAGGTGGGACTCCAATTCAGCGAGGTAAAGCTGATTGGACGGGGTTACGTTCGGCGCGTGACTTGTTCGCCAATGGGAAATTCCCGATGGCGGCTGCGCCAGAGGGTGCAACCAATGGTTTATCGGAGAATATTAGCCCGCTGGAACCCGGAATTGCCCAATTAGGCTTCTGGTGTGCTGAAGACTTGCACAAAGCTGAACGCCCCGAACAGGTTCTAATTGTACCAGTTGGGATTAAATATAGTTACGTTGATGCTCCTTGGGGTGCGATCGCGAATCTTTTAAGTGAATTGGAAGCGGCTAGTGGTTTACCTGTGAATTCAGCAGAAAATGCTTCTATAGAGTCGCTTTATCCCCGGTTGTTGGCTTTGGCAGAACATTTACTTTTGCTAATGGAAGAATTTTACACCCGGTTTTATCATCAAAAACTGCCAGATGCGAAGATTGTCAACGGGCAAATTCCCGATAGAAACGAGGCGTTAGCAGTTCGTCTACAAGCTTTGTTGAATGCAGCGTTGTTAATATCTGAGCAGTATTTTAATTTACAGTCAAAAGGTAGTTTGAGTGACCGTTGTCGGCGAGTAGAACAAGCAGGTTGGAATTATATATTTAGAGAAGAATTTAAGGATGTAAAAGGAGTATCTGCTGTTGAAAGAGCTTTAGGCGATCGCGTTGCCGAAGAAGCGAATGCACGGATGTGGCACATGCGTTTAGTAGAAAGTTTTGTGGCTGTTTCTGGTAATTATATTCGTGAAAATCCTACAGCAGAAAGGTTTGCTGAGACAACTTTAATTTTATGGCAAATGATTGCTAAAATCAAAGGGAATAAAACTGCACAGCGTCCACAGTTGGGTAAGCAAAAAGTAAAAATAACTGTGGGTGAACCCATATCAATTTCTGAGCGTTACTCGGCGTATAAGGAAAATCGTTTGGGTGCTAGACAAGCTGTTGCTGATGTGACAAATGATTTACAACACGCGTTAGAAGGATTGATTTGA
- a CDS encoding FitA-like ribbon-helix-helix domain-containing protein yields MNNITISNLDDDINYRLQKRAEKHGRSLEEEAREILRMALIENHEQPLNLANMIEQRFANLGDFELPEIPREPIRTVSTFEE; encoded by the coding sequence ATGAACAATATTACTATATCTAACCTTGATGATGACATCAACTATCGTCTACAAAAACGAGCCGAAAAACATGGTCGTTCTCTCGAAGAAGAAGCCAGAGAAATTCTTCGTATGGCTCTAATAGAAAATCACGAACAGCCCTTAAACTTAGCTAATATGATTGAGCAGCGTTTTGCAAATTTGGGAGACTTTGAATTACCGGAAATTCCTAGAGAACCTATTCGCACCGTATCAACGTTTGAAGAATGA
- a CDS encoding type II toxin-antitoxin system VapC family toxin has translation MIILDTNVLSELMKPKKSEIVRSWAAQQSLMSLFTTTITQAEILYGIALLPTGKRRDKLSQAAQLMFSEDFAGRVLPFDQAAAIAFANIASQRRHNGTPISQADAQIAAICYTHAATIATRNFSDFEGCDISIINPWEVSGR, from the coding sequence ATGATTATTCTTGATACAAACGTTTTGTCAGAATTAATGAAGCCTAAAAAGTCTGAAATAGTTCGTAGTTGGGCTGCTCAACAATCTTTAATGAGTCTATTTACCACAACAATTACTCAAGCAGAAATTCTCTATGGTATTGCCTTACTCCCTACGGGAAAACGACGAGATAAACTTAGTCAAGCAGCACAACTGATGTTCTCAGAAGATTTTGCTGGGCGTGTTCTTCCTTTTGATCAAGCTGCTGCTATAGCTTTTGCTAATATTGCGTCTCAAAGAAGACACAATGGGACTCCTATTTCCCAAGCTGATGCTCAGATTGCAGCTATTTGTTACACTCATGCAGCAACTATAGCAACGCGTAATTTCTCTGACTTTGAAGGGTGTGATATTTCTATTATTAATCCTTGGGAAGTCTCCGGCAGATAG
- a CDS encoding Uma2 family endonuclease, whose amino-acid sequence MSLTTAKRFTVAEYHRLAELGFFEENDRVELIKGEIMQMEAKGTPHSVCETRLERELYKLVGDRATLRGQQPITLSNNSEPEPDRVIAKNRDDDYLANHPSPSDILLLIEIADSSLKYDQEEKLPIYVKAGISDYWIFNLVDNYLECYSEPYQSLQVKFGYRRKLIYLPNESVNLPFFPDLVVDLFKVFPG is encoded by the coding sequence ATGAGCCTTACCACTGCTAAACGCTTTACTGTAGCTGAATATCACCGTCTAGCTGAACTCGGCTTCTTTGAGGAGAATGACCGAGTAGAGCTAATTAAGGGTGAAATAATGCAGATGGAAGCAAAAGGTACACCGCACTCTGTTTGTGAAACACGCCTAGAACGAGAATTATATAAGCTAGTAGGCGATCGCGCAACCCTGCGAGGACAACAACCAATTACTTTATCTAACAACAGTGAGCCTGAACCAGATAGAGTAATTGCAAAAAATAGAGATGATGACTATCTAGCGAATCATCCCAGCCCATCTGATATTTTACTCTTAATTGAGATTGCCGATTCATCCTTAAAATATGACCAAGAGGAAAAGCTACCTATTTATGTAAAAGCAGGTATTTCTGATTATTGGATATTTAATTTAGTAGATAATTATCTTGAGTGCTACAGCGAACCTTATCAAAGTTTGCAAGTTAAATTTGGTTATCGTCGCAAGTTGATTTATCTACCAAATGAATCAGTTAATCTGCCCTTTTTTCCTGATTTAGTTGTGGATTTATTTAAGGTATTTCCAGGTTAA
- a CDS encoding TetR/AcrR family transcriptional regulator: MTEDSHSSSSLRRQPKQQRGKERVEKILDAAAAVFDQVGYEAATTHLIAAKAGTAIGSLYQFFPDKAAIFQAMELRHVERVKQMWAQANTPKIVQLPLRQMIHALVNSVAQIFEQPVSRVVFVQFFMAREIFQSIDESMTQEAINFTANILKQRNSKLSEAQCSLLAEVCVHSSNAVMLSALRNPDQQHRQRLTQAIEDLLVSYLEPHIGDNLLGNVMKVMKCLHCQSQRLSKNGYRRGKQCYLCKDCGKQFV, encoded by the coding sequence ATGACAGAAGATTCACATTCGTCAAGCAGTTTACGTCGTCAACCCAAACAACAACGAGGAAAAGAACGAGTTGAAAAAATCTTGGATGCGGCAGCAGCAGTGTTTGATCAAGTGGGTTATGAAGCTGCAACTACCCATTTAATTGCAGCAAAAGCAGGAACAGCAATCGGTTCTTTGTATCAGTTTTTTCCTGATAAAGCTGCTATTTTTCAGGCGATGGAGTTACGCCATGTTGAGCGGGTAAAGCAGATGTGGGCACAGGCGAACACACCAAAAATTGTCCAGTTACCACTGCGTCAAATGATTCATGCTCTTGTTAACTCTGTAGCACAAATATTTGAGCAGCCAGTTTCACGGGTTGTATTTGTGCAGTTTTTCATGGCACGAGAAATTTTCCAGTCCATTGATGAAAGCATGACCCAAGAAGCAATTAACTTTACGGCAAATATCTTGAAACAGCGAAACTCAAAATTAAGTGAAGCACAGTGCAGCTTGCTGGCAGAAGTTTGTGTTCACAGCAGCAATGCTGTCATGTTATCGGCACTTCGCAACCCAGATCAACAACATAGGCAACGACTGACCCAAGCTATTGAAGATTTGCTCGTTTCATATTTAGAACCCCATATTGGAGATAATCTGTTGGGAAATGTAATGAAAGTAATGAAATGCTTACATTGTCAATCACAGCGATTATCTAAAAATGGTTATCGCCGAGGGAAGCAGTGCTATCTTTGTAAGGACTGTGGAAAACAATTTGTGTAA
- a CDS encoding Rieske 2Fe-2S domain-containing protein yields the protein MLPGAPWLLLHKSMLAVNQPRKISLYGDDYVMWKDSTEAIYALPNACPHMGAMLSEGWCETETDGKSAVVCPFHALKFDGSGCTVLPGTNKKTLPQLKSLELIIQGDFIWSYGGYDPKIPIPTVLNEIAKTYYLIGHTADRTIDTSMLTMLLNMHDYNHQNGTHRELFRITDIEFHQFIDNGHNSHAFYDLPTAPYSLLEKLKKPDLLLLPKNIQAHLENHFPSLIIFHGEMPLGKAAQCHIFVPEGANRTRTYILLFGQAKHPIFKIFGSQYLKFGEVVVNQDADILGKIYPNMPQKIKLNNEVGMDWVRRNFENFPNIVEPNFSKQTGDKISAS from the coding sequence ATGCTTCCTGGTGCGCCCTGGCTGTTGCTTCACAAGTCGATGTTGGCAGTTAACCAACCTCGAAAAATTTCCTTGTATGGTGATGACTATGTGATGTGGAAAGATTCTACCGAAGCTATATATGCTTTGCCCAATGCCTGTCCACACATGGGAGCAATGTTGTCAGAAGGCTGGTGCGAAACAGAAACTGATGGTAAGAGTGCCGTGGTCTGCCCGTTTCATGCCTTGAAATTTGATGGTTCAGGCTGCACTGTTTTACCTGGAACGAACAAGAAAACATTGCCGCAACTCAAATCATTAGAGCTAATAATTCAAGGGGATTTTATTTGGTCTTATGGTGGATATGATCCAAAAATACCTATTCCCACAGTCCTAAATGAGATTGCTAAAACATACTACTTGATTGGACATACAGCAGATAGAACTATAGATACTTCAATGCTGACGATGCTGCTGAATATGCACGACTACAATCATCAAAACGGTACTCACCGAGAATTGTTTCGGATTACCGATATAGAATTTCATCAATTTATTGATAACGGTCATAATTCCCATGCTTTTTATGATTTGCCCACAGCACCTTACAGCTTGCTAGAAAAGCTCAAAAAACCTGATTTACTATTACTGCCCAAGAATATTCAAGCACATCTAGAAAATCACTTTCCATCTCTGATAATTTTTCATGGAGAAATGCCATTAGGTAAAGCCGCACAGTGCCATATATTTGTGCCAGAAGGTGCTAATCGTACACGGACTTATATTTTATTATTTGGTCAAGCCAAGCATCCTATATTTAAGATATTTGGTAGCCAATATCTAAAGTTTGGGGAGGTGGTAGTAAATCAAGATGCAGATATATTAGGAAAAATTTATCCAAATATGCCTCAAAAAATTAAACTCAATAATGAAGTAGGCATGGATTGGGTGCGACGTAATTTTGAGAACTTTCCAAACATTGTGGAACCTAATTTTTCCAAGCAGACGGGGGATAAAATTTCAGCATCATAG